In Phlebotomus papatasi isolate M1 chromosome 1, Ppap_2.1, whole genome shotgun sequence, the following proteins share a genomic window:
- the LOC129797868 gene encoding nanos homolog 2-like: MELYCEDRFINFPASVEFQLNGRDAGEFEGFLPNNSPIGTPPETWEQEWNMLNQEIFSTISDSPVNFDVQNVQEPLGSPESHQELDQHLTGHQRRSRAKGKLKDTKSYCVFCCNNKESREVYMSHRVKDAQGRVTCPRLFNYECPICKKKGAEAHTVKYCPKKTILTPEMAEMQYAYEQERKNLKKKLRVCIPRVEPWKSLLYSALCPNDTLSMIH; encoded by the coding sequence ATGGAGCTTTATTGTGAGGATCGCTTCATCAACTTTCCGGCCTCCGTGGAATTTCAGCTGAATGGACGCGATGCTGGAGAGTTTGAGGGCTTCTTGCCCAACAACAGCCCCATTGGAACACCGCCAGAAACCTGGGAGCAGGAGTGGAACATGCTCAATCAGGAAATTTTCTCCACGATCAGCGACTCGCCTGTGAATTTCGACGTGCAGAATGTGCAAGAGCCTCTGGGTTCTCCGGAATCTCACCAAGAATTGGATCAGCATCTCACTGGCCACCAGCGCAGATCAAGGGCCAAGGGAAAGCTCAAGGACACCAAATCCTACTGCGTCTTCTGTTGCAATAACAAGGAAAGCAGAGAAGTGTACATGAGTCACCGCGTGAAGGATGCCCAAGGAAGGGTGACATGCCCCAGGCTCTTCAACTACGAATGCCCCATCTGCAAGAAGAAGGGCGCCGAGGCTCACACCGTCAAGTACTGCCCGAAGAAGACCATCCTGACGCCCGAAATGGCCGAGATGCAGTATGCCTATGAGCAGGAACGGAAGAATTTGAAGAAGAAACTTAGAGTTTGCATCCCCAGAGTTGAACCCTGGAAGTCCCTTCTTTATTCTGCTCTCTGCCCAAACGACACTCTCAGCATGATCCATTGA